The proteins below are encoded in one region of Chelonia mydas isolate rCheMyd1 chromosome 11, rCheMyd1.pri.v2, whole genome shotgun sequence:
- the LOC102937044 gene encoding collagen alpha-1(I) chain isoform X1 has product MAGPGVGRAAGLPLRRWLQPLAGAPRSEPARRGRASAAGAAAAAQGERRLKGPEELPGPGLLGSLYWIFVRGYLLHTHQLQVTFRKLYGPMWKSTFGKYKNVNIGSPEILEQLLRQEGKYPMRSDMALWKEHRDIRQLPYGLFTEEGERWYRLRQVLNQRMLKPSEAMLYTGAINEVVSDLMARLQVERAGSPSGVLVGDVTSLLYRFALEGISYILFETRIGCLEQEIPLETRHFIDAVGLMLKNSIFATVLPQWSRELLPFWNRYLGNWDTIFAFGLCPGRGAGVRLHPGVAGMVPRAGSRVALRGEQFYLLQLSSLKPSPGFQISQPSPSVRRQEADRQEDGGAGGAAGAGRAGVGLPELPAGQRQADAGGGVRQRGGAAPGRRGHDVQHLVLGPLPPGQEPRDPDLLVPGGEQCRPRRADPRRPGSRQDAAASGHYQGNAQAVPRGPHQRQGHGGERRHHWRLSLPEEHALRPGSLRDGARPDQLPGARALPAPALAPGPRLRPPPLQLHPLRLRGPRLPGPALRGAGDAPGSGQDHPDVRAAAGPPWHGGEVGLPHCPGAQQAHQPAVHCPPAGPLSAPTPLCSSQDPIRVRPSPGPSGLDRSALGPALSPLGPGDGSCPRVRV; this is encoded by the exons ATGGCGGGGCCGGGCGTCGGGCGCGCTGCGGGGCTCCCCCTGCGCCGCTGGCTGCAGCCGCTGGCCGGGGCGCCGCGCTCGGAGCCGGCCCGGAGGGGCCGAGCCAGCGCGGCCGGAGCAGCCGCTGCGGCGCAGGGCGAGCGGCGGCTGAAGGGCCCCGAGGAGCTGCCGGGGCCGGGGCTGCTGGGCTCGCTGTACTGGATCTTCGTGCGCGGCTACCTGCTGCACACGCACCAGCTGCAG GTGACGTTCCGGAAGCTTTACGGCCCCATGTGGAAATCCACCTTTGGGAAGTACAAGAACGTGAACATCGGGAGCCCGGAgatcctggagcagctgctgagGCAGGAGGGGAAATACCCCATGAGGAGCGACATGGCCCTGTGGAAGGAGCATCGGGATATCAGGCAGCTGCCGTACGGCCTGTTCACCGA GGAAGGGGAACGCTGGTACCGCCTGCGCCAGGTCCTCAACCAGCGGATGCTCAAGCCGTCGGAGGCCATGCTGTACACGGGGGCCATCAACGAGGTGGTGTCGGACCTGATGGCCCGGCTGCAGGTGGAGAGGGCCGGGAGCCCCTCGGGGGTCCTGGTGGGGGACGTGACCAGCCTGCTCTACAGATTCGCCCTGGAAG GCATCTCCTACATCCTCTTCGAGACCCGCATCGGGTGCCTGGAGCAGGAGATCCCCCTGGAGACGCGGCACTTCATCGACGCCGTCGGCCTCATGCTGAAGAACTCCATCTTCGCCACCGTCCTGCCCCAGTGGAGCCGGGAGCTGCTGCCCTTCTGGAACCGCTACCTGGGGAACTGGGACACCATCTTCGCCTTCGGTCTGTGCCCTGGGCGGGGAGCCGGGGTCAGACTCCACCCTGGCGTCGCTGGGATGgtacccagggctgggagccgcgTCGCCCTTCGCGGGGAGCAGTTTTACCTGCTGcagctcagctccctgaaaccaagcCCTGGCTTCCAGATCTCCCAGCCCTCGCCCTCTGTGCGCAG GCAAGAAGCTGATCGACAGGAAgatggaggagctggaggggcagctggagcGGGGCGAGCAGGTGTCGGGCTACCTGAGCTACCTGCTGGCCAGCGGCAAGCTGATGCCGGCGGAGGTGTACGGCAACGTGGCGGAGCTGCTCCTGGCCGGCGTGGACACG ACGTCCAACACCTTGTCCTGGGCCCTCTACcacctggccaggagcccagagaCCCAGACCTCCTTGTACCAGGAGGTGAACAGTGTCGTCCCCGGAGAGCGGATCCCCGGCGCCCAGGATCTCGCCAAGATGCCGCTGCTTCGGGCCATTATCAAGGAAACGCTCAG GCTGTACCCCGTGGTCCCCACCAACGCCAGGGTCATGGTGGAGAAAGACGTCATCATTGGAGGCTATCACTTCCCGAAGAAC ACGCTCTTCGTCCTGGCTCACTACGCGATGGCGCACGACCAGACCAGCTTCCCGGAGCCCGAGCGCTTCCTGCCCCAGCGCTGGCTCCGGGGCCACGGCTCCGCCCACCACCCCTTCAGCTCCATCCCCTTCGGCTACGGGGTCCGCGGCTGCCTGGGCCGGCGCTTCGCGGAGCTGGAGATgcacctggctctggccagg ATCACCCGGACGTTCGAGCTGCGGCCGGACCCCCGTGGCACGGAGGTGAAGTCGGTCTCCCGCATTGTCCTGGTGCCCAACAAGCCCATCAACCTGCAGTTCATTGCCCGCCAGCCGGCCCCCTGAGCGCCCCCACCCCGCTTTGCTCATCCCAGGACCCCATCCGAGTCCGCCCCTCGCCTGGGCCTTCCGGGCTAGACAGGTCTGCCCTGGGCCCGGCTCTCTCCCCGTTAGGCCCTGGGGATGGCAGCTGCCCACGGGTCAGGGTGTAG
- the LOC102937044 gene encoding sterol 26-hydroxylase, mitochondrial isoform X2 has product MAGPGVGRAAGLPLRRWLQPLAGAPRSEPARRGRASAAGAAAAAQGERRLKGPEELPGPGLLGSLYWIFVRGYLLHTHQLQVTFRKLYGPMWKSTFGKYKNVNIGSPEILEQLLRQEGKYPMRSDMALWKEHRDIRQLPYGLFTEEGERWYRLRQVLNQRMLKPSEAMLYTGAINEVVSDLMARLQVERAGSPSGVLVGDVTSLLYRFALEGISYILFETRIGCLEQEIPLETRHFIDAVGLMLKNSIFATVLPQWSRELLPFWNRYLGNWDTIFAFGKKLIDRKMEELEGQLERGEQVSGYLSYLLASGKLMPAEVYGNVAELLLAGVDTTSNTLSWALYHLARSPETQTSLYQEVNSVVPGERIPGAQDLAKMPLLRAIIKETLRLYPVVPTNARVMVEKDVIIGGYHFPKNTLFVLAHYAMAHDQTSFPEPERFLPQRWLRGHGSAHHPFSSIPFGYGVRGCLGRRFAELEMHLALARITRTFELRPDPRGTEVKSVSRIVLVPNKPINLQFIARQPAP; this is encoded by the exons ATGGCGGGGCCGGGCGTCGGGCGCGCTGCGGGGCTCCCCCTGCGCCGCTGGCTGCAGCCGCTGGCCGGGGCGCCGCGCTCGGAGCCGGCCCGGAGGGGCCGAGCCAGCGCGGCCGGAGCAGCCGCTGCGGCGCAGGGCGAGCGGCGGCTGAAGGGCCCCGAGGAGCTGCCGGGGCCGGGGCTGCTGGGCTCGCTGTACTGGATCTTCGTGCGCGGCTACCTGCTGCACACGCACCAGCTGCAG GTGACGTTCCGGAAGCTTTACGGCCCCATGTGGAAATCCACCTTTGGGAAGTACAAGAACGTGAACATCGGGAGCCCGGAgatcctggagcagctgctgagGCAGGAGGGGAAATACCCCATGAGGAGCGACATGGCCCTGTGGAAGGAGCATCGGGATATCAGGCAGCTGCCGTACGGCCTGTTCACCGA GGAAGGGGAACGCTGGTACCGCCTGCGCCAGGTCCTCAACCAGCGGATGCTCAAGCCGTCGGAGGCCATGCTGTACACGGGGGCCATCAACGAGGTGGTGTCGGACCTGATGGCCCGGCTGCAGGTGGAGAGGGCCGGGAGCCCCTCGGGGGTCCTGGTGGGGGACGTGACCAGCCTGCTCTACAGATTCGCCCTGGAAG GCATCTCCTACATCCTCTTCGAGACCCGCATCGGGTGCCTGGAGCAGGAGATCCCCCTGGAGACGCGGCACTTCATCGACGCCGTCGGCCTCATGCTGAAGAACTCCATCTTCGCCACCGTCCTGCCCCAGTGGAGCCGGGAGCTGCTGCCCTTCTGGAACCGCTACCTGGGGAACTGGGACACCATCTTCGCCTTCG GCAAGAAGCTGATCGACAGGAAgatggaggagctggaggggcagctggagcGGGGCGAGCAGGTGTCGGGCTACCTGAGCTACCTGCTGGCCAGCGGCAAGCTGATGCCGGCGGAGGTGTACGGCAACGTGGCGGAGCTGCTCCTGGCCGGCGTGGACACG ACGTCCAACACCTTGTCCTGGGCCCTCTACcacctggccaggagcccagagaCCCAGACCTCCTTGTACCAGGAGGTGAACAGTGTCGTCCCCGGAGAGCGGATCCCCGGCGCCCAGGATCTCGCCAAGATGCCGCTGCTTCGGGCCATTATCAAGGAAACGCTCAG GCTGTACCCCGTGGTCCCCACCAACGCCAGGGTCATGGTGGAGAAAGACGTCATCATTGGAGGCTATCACTTCCCGAAGAAC ACGCTCTTCGTCCTGGCTCACTACGCGATGGCGCACGACCAGACCAGCTTCCCGGAGCCCGAGCGCTTCCTGCCCCAGCGCTGGCTCCGGGGCCACGGCTCCGCCCACCACCCCTTCAGCTCCATCCCCTTCGGCTACGGGGTCCGCGGCTGCCTGGGCCGGCGCTTCGCGGAGCTGGAGATgcacctggctctggccagg ATCACCCGGACGTTCGAGCTGCGGCCGGACCCCCGTGGCACGGAGGTGAAGTCGGTCTCCCGCATTGTCCTGGTGCCCAACAAGCCCATCAACCTGCAGTTCATTGCCCGCCAGCCGGCCCCCTGA